A genomic segment from Paramixta manurensis encodes:
- a CDS encoding flagellar basal body rod protein FlgF, with the protein MDRLIYTAVSGATRSLTQQTIHANNLANAATDGFRADLERAGSQQVAGYGYDSRYMAGSENGGVDMTAGTLTETGRSLDIGIKGDGLIALRDGRREVYTRNGHLDVDPEGNLTVNGLPVLGEAGPITLPPFSSVSVGEDGTLTVIPDNGDFMALQDVDRIKLVNVPANRLSKNNDGFLVSNRRAEPRSEAVSVVGKHLETSNVSAMNEMVSTLSLSRQFEAQIKMMKVADTLAQAGNRLIRGS; encoded by the coding sequence ATGGATCGGCTGATTTATACCGCCGTCAGCGGCGCCACGCGTAGCCTGACGCAGCAAACTATTCACGCCAATAACCTGGCGAACGCGGCAACCGACGGTTTCCGCGCCGATCTTGAACGGGCGGGTAGCCAGCAGGTAGCCGGTTATGGGTACGATTCGCGCTATATGGCAGGTAGTGAAAATGGCGGTGTAGATATGACCGCCGGTACGTTGACGGAAACCGGACGTTCGCTGGATATCGGCATCAAGGGCGATGGGCTTATTGCCTTACGCGATGGGCGTCGCGAGGTCTATACCCGCAACGGCCACCTTGACGTCGATCCGGAGGGCAACCTGACGGTTAATGGTTTACCGGTCTTGGGCGAAGCGGGGCCGATAACCTTACCGCCGTTCTCCTCGGTGTCAGTTGGAGAGGATGGCACGCTGACCGTGATCCCGGATAACGGCGATTTTATGGCGTTGCAGGATGTTGACCGTATCAAGTTAGTGAACGTGCCCGCCAACCGGCTCAGTAAAAATAATGACGGTTTTTTAGTCAGTAACCGTCGTGCGGAACCGCGTAGCGAAGCGGTCAGCGTGGTCGGTAAGCACCTTGAAACCAGTAATGTTTCGGCGATGAACGAAATGGTGTCGACGCTATCGCTGAGCCGCCAGTTTGAGGCGCAAATCAAGATGATGAAAGTCGCAGATACGTTGGCGCAGGCGGGGAACCGCCTGATTCGCGGCAGTTAA
- the flgH gene encoding flagellar basal body L-ring protein FlgH has translation MKTGLMLTAILLLSGCESPTWMVQKDDAAFAPPEEWVQPTRQISGGGLYQSNYNWSLTPDRRAYRVGDILTIRLEESTQSSKQAKTNFGKRNDIEMGAPSVFGKTLDKLSGSVSGDRNFNGSASSQQQNMLRGAITVAVHRVLPNGVLLIKGEKWLTLNQGDEYMRVSGMVRSEDIERDNSISSQRIANARISYSGRGALSDANSAGWLTRLFNHPLFPI, from the coding sequence ATGAAAACAGGGCTGATGCTAACAGCCATCTTGCTGCTTAGCGGCTGTGAAAGCCCGACCTGGATGGTGCAAAAAGATGACGCCGCGTTCGCGCCGCCGGAAGAGTGGGTACAACCGACGCGGCAAATCAGCGGCGGCGGCCTTTATCAGAGCAACTATAACTGGTCACTTACCCCAGACCGGCGAGCTTATCGGGTCGGCGACATTTTAACCATCCGCCTGGAGGAGTCTACGCAGTCCAGCAAACAGGCGAAAACCAACTTTGGCAAACGTAACGATATTGAGATGGGGGCGCCCTCGGTATTCGGTAAAACGCTCGACAAACTGAGCGGCTCAGTCTCGGGCGATCGTAACTTTAACGGCAGCGCCTCTTCACAACAGCAAAATATGCTGCGCGGCGCCATCACGGTGGCGGTTCATCGCGTATTACCTAACGGCGTGCTGCTGATTAAAGGCGAGAAATGGCTGACGCTCAATCAGGGCGATGAATATATGCGTGTTAGCGGCATGGTGCGTTCTGAAGATATTGAGCGTGACAATAGCATCTCCTCACAACGCATTGCTAACGCACGAATTTCTTATTCCGGACGCGGCGCGTTGAGCGACGCGAACTCGGCAGGATGGTTGACGCGTT
- the flgG gene encoding flagellar basal-body rod protein FlgG has translation MNPALWISKTGLAAQDAKMSAISNNLANVNTTGFKRDRVVFEDLFYQNVRAPGTQLDQNNMTPTGIQFGSGVKILGTQKEFTTGNIQVTDQDLDIAITGQGFLQVETPDGDIAYTRAGNLKINNDGTLTNAQGLPLIPQIELPDQTKNITIGKDGTVTATVAGETDPVEIGQITLVNFVNPAGLEAIGGNLYRETAASGEAVEGVPGEDALGQIEQGSLEGSNVKVVEEMVDMITVQRAYEMNAKMISAADDMLKFVSQQL, from the coding sequence ATGAATCCTGCATTATGGATCAGTAAAACCGGGCTGGCCGCGCAAGACGCGAAAATGAGCGCCATCTCGAACAACCTGGCGAACGTGAATACCACCGGTTTTAAACGCGACCGCGTGGTGTTTGAAGATCTGTTCTACCAAAACGTGCGTGCGCCGGGTACCCAGCTTGACCAGAACAATATGACGCCAACCGGCATTCAGTTCGGCAGCGGGGTAAAGATCCTCGGTACGCAAAAAGAGTTCACCACCGGCAATATCCAGGTCACCGATCAGGATCTGGATATTGCCATCACCGGACAGGGCTTTTTGCAGGTAGAAACGCCGGATGGCGATATTGCCTATACCCGGGCCGGTAATTTGAAAATCAACAATGATGGCACGCTGACCAATGCTCAGGGGCTGCCGCTGATTCCACAGATTGAACTGCCGGATCAGACCAAAAATATCACCATTGGCAAAGATGGCACCGTGACCGCCACCGTCGCCGGTGAGACCGATCCGGTTGAAATTGGGCAAATTACGCTAGTCAATTTCGTCAATCCGGCCGGTTTAGAAGCCATTGGCGGCAACCTGTATCGCGAAACTGCCGCCAGCGGCGAAGCGGTGGAAGGCGTGCCGGGCGAAGATGCGCTAGGGCAGATTGAACAAGGCTCGTTAGAAGGCTCCAACGTGAAAGTGGTGGAGGAGATGGTGGATATGATCACCGTTCAGCGTGCCTATGAAATGAACGCCAAAATGATCTCCGCTGCGGATGACATGCTCAAGTTTGTCAGCCAACAGTTGTAA